One region of Bacteroidales bacterium genomic DNA includes:
- a CDS encoding outer membrane protein assembly factor, which produces MNYLSIRLTILLLLMSFFAAAQSDTINKPVKKEKIKKGWTFGALPVVAYDSDMGFQYGALAQFFDYGDGTIYPEYRHTFYVEVSRFTKGSGVNQLFYDSKYLIPGHIRITADLDYLTERALDFYGFNGYEANYEQGVTDKESDEYISRVYYKHERMMLRAMADFQGRIIGEKFRWLAGLNYFNIKTATVDIERMNKGKKESKQLPDTSLLYDEYVKYGLISEEEKEGGSHLILKLGLIYDTRDNEAAPNKGIWSELLLMVAPEFMSNTSSGFTMLAATHRQFFTLAPKKLVLAYRLSYQGTIMGRTPFYMLPYLFSSFALTTKPDGLGGSRTVRGVLRNRVVGDGTVNGNIELRWKFWKTYLFKQNFYLGLTGFFDAGMVVQDRFVDQDVTDNKTFYFDTQHDRPHFGTGLGLRAALNENFIIAVDYGFALDKRDGTSGLYIGISNVF; this is translated from the coding sequence ATGAACTACCTATCCATCCGCCTTACTATCCTTCTCCTTCTGATGTCGTTCTTCGCCGCCGCTCAGTCCGACACCATCAACAAGCCGGTTAAAAAGGAAAAAATCAAAAAAGGCTGGACTTTCGGCGCATTGCCGGTCGTGGCCTATGATTCCGATATGGGTTTTCAGTATGGCGCCCTGGCCCAGTTCTTTGATTATGGAGATGGAACCATTTACCCGGAATACCGCCATACATTTTATGTAGAAGTGAGCCGTTTCACCAAAGGTTCAGGGGTCAACCAGCTTTTCTATGATTCCAAATACCTGATCCCGGGCCACATCCGCATAACGGCTGATTTGGATTACCTCACCGAACGTGCCCTCGATTTTTATGGTTTTAACGGTTACGAAGCCAATTATGAGCAAGGTGTAACAGACAAAGAATCGGATGAATACATCTCCCGTGTTTATTATAAGCACGAAAGAATGATGCTCCGTGCCATGGCCGATTTCCAGGGAAGGATCATCGGCGAAAAATTCCGCTGGCTGGCCGGGTTGAACTATTTCAATATAAAGACAGCCACTGTTGACATTGAAAGGATGAACAAAGGCAAAAAAGAGAGTAAACAATTGCCCGATACGAGCCTTCTTTATGATGAATATGTGAAATATGGCCTGATCAGCGAGGAGGAGAAGGAAGGCGGAAGCCACCTCATCCTGAAACTGGGGCTTATTTATGATACAAGGGACAATGAAGCAGCCCCGAATAAAGGTATCTGGTCGGAATTACTGCTGATGGTGGCGCCTGAGTTCATGAGCAATACCTCCAGCGGGTTTACCATGCTTGCGGCAACGCATCGCCAGTTCTTCACCCTGGCTCCAAAAAAGCTGGTTCTGGCTTACCGTCTGAGTTACCAGGGGACGATAATGGGAAGAACGCCATTTTATATGCTGCCATACCTGTTCAGTTCCTTTGCACTGACTACCAAACCGGATGGACTGGGCGGCTCGCGGACCGTCCGGGGCGTCCTCAGAAACCGTGTGGTTGGAGATGGAACAGTTAATGGAAATATTGAATTGCGCTGGAAATTCTGGAAAACTTATCTTTTCAAGCAAAACTTCTATTTAGGGCTGACCGGTTTCTTTGATGCCGGTATGGTAGTCCAGGATCGCTTTGTCGATCAGGATGTGACAGATAATAAAACATTCTATTTCGACACTCAGCATGACCGTCCGCATTTCGGTACCGGTCTTGGACTAAGGGCCGCTTTGAACGAGAATTTCATCATCGCTGTTGATTACGGTTTTGCCCTGGATAAAAGAGACGGGACCAGCGGGTTGTACATCGGGATCAGTAATGTTTTCTAG